The Thunnus maccoyii chromosome 15, fThuMac1.1, whole genome shotgun sequence DNA segment tcttattattcatattcttattaataagaataatgataaataataaatcaagtgctttataaatgttgTCTCACCTGACGCCATATATGGATAATCCAGCTCAAGTCTTATAATGTATAGAAACTGGAGAttttgttttatagtttttagtGCCATCTTCATCCTTCAGAAACTGCAAGTATCACATTTTCGCATCATATACTCAGGCTTGTACGACTGACTAAGACATGCTATGAAAAGGATATAACAACATGTTTTTGCACGACTTCAGATAAATCATCATCCTTCAGATAAATCATCATCCTTCAGAGAAATCCTCATCTTGGCTCTTTGATTGGTTAcaatctgtttattattattaagggttttattttgaaagtcgTGGCCAGAAGTCCTCCTGTGTGCTCGATGCTGGTgagggaggctgcagagagCGGGAGATGGCTGTAGAGAAGGAAGAGCTTTAAACTGGACCGGGTCAGCAGCGACCTTGCAAACCTCCCTAAGGTGACCTTGATCATCCGGAGCTGTCAGAGCTGTGGAGGGAGTCCAGACCGCAGAAACATCCCGGCGCTCCTCCCGgcctggacacacacaaacacacacacacacacacactgtcttgACAGATCATCCGAGGGACATTCAGCTATATCTGCCGATTTCCTCACTGCAGGATCACTGATCTGCACCAGAATCCcattttttggatttttgacagagaaaacagcatcTGGATCACCGAGTGTGAGTACTGCTCTGCACCCGCTTTCACTGCTTTCACTAATACATCATTTCAATGGCGCTGACATGCATCATAAGATCAGCTGATCATCCTCCGCTGCTTATTGTCTCCCTGTAAGGACATGATTTATGAAAACCCCTGATCAGCATCCGCGCCGTGACGCGACATGCTGATGAAGATGAAGCCACACCCTCGAACAGTATAACATTGTTTATGACACATGCATGAATGAACCCTGGCCTATATACCAGCAGCATCTACTGTAGCAGCACGCACTGCAGGACAGCTGTAATATGTTTCACTGTAGGACATCCAGTAAGTTGTGTtagacacattttattttactgtttctagTAGATAAAGTACAGGAACAACACTCTGACTTGAGGTTTCTCTCTCCCAACAATAATTCTTCTCTAAATCCTCAAACACCAGATATTCTTAACAGTATCAGAATCATTGAGGCCTGATCTGATGCATGTCTCTATAGAGATATTAAACATAGAAACATGTGTTTTAAATCATAGGTTTTACTAGCTAACAGTCATCAATTTGGTGCCTTTTTGAAGTGTTATGGAAGAGGAAACTTGCTTTACAAATTGAAGTGTATGGTTGTATAATGTTTAGGGGAGAGAACAGTGATTTGGAAGCTTGAGGATGCAGGATTTGTAATCCCAACTTTGGCTGTTCACTTTTGCAGTTTGAATCTGAAATCATGTCTCATTCACAGATTACGTAATTTTGGACCTGCCTCTTGAAAAGCTTTATATGGGGTTAATGAACTCCCTACAGAACACTGGTCCAACACAGTAATGAGAGATTACATGTGTGAGTCAGTGTGGTCTGTTCTTCCGCTCCTGTAGGAAACTATAACTGCCGCAATGGGAAAGACGCCTCAAGGTTGTAGTGCTGCTAAAAGAACAGAGTGTGTGCCAAAAGCATCTGTGCACCTTTCCCCATTAGTGTGGTCATGCATGTGCTTGTTagttataaacacattttacgCCAGGTTTGATAGATGCACTCATTTTTCACCAGGTGTTTCATGCAAGTAGGGAGATGACCACTTATTCATGCATCCGGCTGCAgaggacacacaaacattcatgcatatgcacacaccTCTTCTCTGCTTCTATTTATAATCTGTTCCCCGAGTCTCATCACTAGCTGTTTGATCTGTAACACCACAGATCTGGATGATTCACATCTGTGGTGTGACTGTAGCACCGTGTGCATCTGCAGTGACACACTGAAGGCCTGCAGAATAAAGACAGAGTGCTGCAAGGTTGTTATGCATGAGCACTGCTGTATTTACCTCACACAGGGGACCAGGTTCAAACTCCAGTCCTACCAGACTCCTCAGTGTTGCAGTGTTGGCTAGTGATTAAAAAGTTTGTTCTTTAACCGCTGAAGTGGCCTTTAAACTGAACTCCTTGCAGCTCTAGAGCCACTGTTCCATAGTATAACCTGCCATCTGGCCTCCCACgatgaaaaaaaagtatttcccATGTGTGTATCAATTAAACAGTACACTGTCGTGATATTATGTCATTATCAAGAGTTGCCCTTAACCTCCATCTGCCTTCTTGTTCATTTCCGGACAGATGAAAAGTGGTGTCTGCAGTGGATAGGCTGTGATTTATGCAGCTTGCTGGCAGGCAGCACACTGCCGagtcagcagcagcactttAAGTTAAAGACTCTGTAGGGAAAGAGAGAGCTGCATTGATTAGTGTGGATTCTAGGTTACATCAACACAAGTATGTATGGCTCTGCAAAAGtctgtttctctccctccatccttccttacttctctctttctctcctctccaggtTGCTTTATCTGCTGTCTTCAGTCTATCAGGTGGACCTGCTAACCAAGTGGAGCTCCAGCTCCAGAGGCCCATGGCCCCTGTTTCTCTCCACCAGTGAGAGGTGAGCCAAGCTGGCCTCCCCGGCCCCCTCCCTGCCCCCAGCCCcagacctggacctggacccgGACCCGGACCCGGACCCAGACCCAGACCCAGACCCACACCAGCAGCACATTCGTGAGGAGCAGTATGTGAGCGAGGGGGAGTCCAGCCAACTTGATACACAAGCAGCGCCGCCCGACTGCAGGGACGCCGAGACCATCACAggtacatgtgtgcatgtgagagtCAGCTGTGTTTTGATTTTAGTTTGTATTATGTTGAGTGTCCTGTGGGTTTTAAAATGGTTTCATAAACCCAGAAAGAGTAGAAATGTGTCTTCAActgaacaaaaaacatacaaatctcCAGATAGAgaactttatttttcaaaacatgatGTTTTAAGTTTACAGTGTATTAATTGCCGTTATTTCTTGTGAGTAACATatacagcatttaaaaaaatgtaatgaatgtatTATGTAGAATGTGTTTAGTTggaattataattttttttccagtagttttttctatatttcaaAGTGAAGCTGCTTCAAAGACCTAATGTCCTTACTGGCATCATTTTATATTCTCTAAACAAGATATAGTTTTAACAGTTGTTGTTTAagtaaaaaatagtttttacaAAGACCACCATGTCCATGCAACCATACATCCAGTAGCGAAAGAAGTATTCTGATCCTTTAGGAAGTGGAAATAcaacaatgtgaaaatattctgtGAGTAGAAGTCCTGCTTTCAAAATCTAACTTAAGTAAAAGGACACTAGGTTCTAAGTACCAGCAATAAAACATGTACTTCAAGTATCAAAAGTTGTTATGTTATGCAGAAAAATGCCTCCTGTGGATGTTACTTTATCATCCATTGTTGGATTTTTAATGCAGATAcattaatgtgtaagcagcatttaaatgttgtaGCAGGTGGAGGTGGAACTAACTACTTTATATTCTGTTGGGTAGTTTATATAATAATGCCTCATATTTTAGAGCTGATCAtagtttttgcatgtaaaaatgtactttacatTCATAACAGCATACATGGATCACAGGTACAATATCAGTCACATGCTGCAGGACAGTTATTAATCCAAATAATCATCCTCCTGATTGCAAATGACAGGCTCACATCAACTCTAAAGTACAGAAAGCAGAGTGATCAGATAAAGAGTTTGTACATATGAATATTGAATTTTAACACAAATTAGCTTCCATGTGTGCTGTTGTCTTTGATTTTCATTTGAGTATTAATATCAACCTTCAACCAAACCCAGTGAGCTCTCATTAGGAATCTCATGTGAGCCAGCACTCTGACATTATACAGACCACCAGGCTGTAGTATATTCACTTTAATCTCCTCttcccctcttcttctctctgatgTTCAGATGTGTGCAACAGTACCGACCTGCCAGAGTTTGAGATCATCAGTCTTCTGGAGGAGCAGTTGCCGGTGTACCGGTTGCGGGCTGACACTGTCTACGGCTACGACCACGATGACTGGCTGCACACTCCCCTCATCGCACCGGACACCCGGCTCGACCTGACCACTGAGCAGATCGAAGAGACACTCAAATACTTCTGTAAGTCTGCCTGGCATACAGCTGACAGCAGTGACatgattatatacagtatatgtctgttTCCTGTGTTGCTGATATTCTTGATGTGACTGTCATTGGCAAGTTGATAGTAGAGTTAGACATGATACAaggggatgacatgcaacatATGTCCCCAGCCAAAactgagtgaatgaatgaagtttttattttgtgacatgcatacaacacacacaggctcacaaGACACTATACATTCATATAAGCCAGAACTGCAGTTCAGACCTGTATTAtctaaacaaaatacataagTCACTGGCAAAAACATGCACTATATAATATTGGATGACACTCGAGAAATCTTGGTAAATACTTGCCTTCTTATCCAGGCTTTTCTTTTAAGTTAGCAAACTTAAACacatcaaaattaaacaaccaTTCCAGTTTTTGATCATCCGTACAACAGAATATTTCATGGTTTTATTGAACAGTTTCATACTTTGCACTTTTCAATTCACCCAAATCACACAGCTCATGTAATATGATTGGCCAGAGGAAGAATACCAGTTCTCAGTCTCAAATGCATCTTAACATCTTTGGCTCCTAAATAAACCAGATGTAACATTTGCTCCATGGCCATACTTTAGTCTaatatgcatatacagtatgttatacgcaatatgtaatatataactTAAATAGACACTTAATAGAGCTAACATTACAacacaaatatttataaatatacagCATATCATACAGCATGTTCAAAAACTGAGTAGAGCTGATTTGTCGAGGGGGAACTGTGTGACCAcctttccatttattctgtccTTTGCTGTTTTAATGAGGCGATTCCACAGTTCAGTTCTGTTCACATTGAATTGGGATCATTGCGATCACGTTGTACACAACATATGGATGCCTCACCACCTGACTTTCTTGAAACATCTTATATTTAATCCTTCAATAGTAGTTGAAATGTAATAATCTGGTGATATCTTTGGGAAATAGTATTTCATTGATTCCACTCTCCCTAATTGGCACCATATCTGTCTTTGAAGTCCTCCAGTGGGTcgtaataaaaaatgaaaaaccttGTGAAATGCTTGATTTGTAACCTGAGACGGAACCATATTTCTCCTAAGTCGACATTAAAACTGGTAATGATTCTGCTGGTTGGTGCAGCAAGATCAATAAAtagttgatgaataaataatttttgCTCTCCTCTTGCCGTATCACCTCTCTGCCTGATGCACTGGCTCAGAGGCTCAGTGAGTAGAGAGAAGAGGCTTGGGGAGAGAGGACAGCCCTGTCTGCAGCAATAGCCAGTATAAACAATTTTATAACGCTGCCATTAATATTGATGTTTGCTGTTGGTTTATTATATAGTGTTGGAATTCTTCTGTGACAGTTTAATGTAGAAATGAAATTTGTCTAAGAAcgtctgaactgaactgaactcaaAGTCTCAAATCCATTAACATAagtagtgtttttttctgttgtatgGGACACATAATATGCAGCATGCATTTGATACAATTAGAGCTGcgatgattcattgattagtcagtcaacacaaaattaatcgccaactattttgataatcagttaattgttttgagtcattttttttagataaaaatgtcaaaattctcagattccagcttgtcaaatgtgaatattttttggtttatttagtcttcagTGATAGTAattgttatggaattttccatctttaggggttacaaattggggTTACACTGGGTCAAgtctgggccttgaggtcacactgtaattcttaagcagGAAGGCGACATATTCTCCTCTCTttgagactccagctgtctgtgatgttttggggaaagcagaaacTTCTCTGATAGAGGGTAAATCAGCATCGCCATGGTCACCAAGGTCGGAGGAGGctttcctagacaacacagataggtggatgTGTAGATTCTATTGACAcagtcagacattcaaaccaaaacAGCTGAAGTTCCATGCACTGGACCTACTGACACGGGTGAAATGaagttccttgtttagaaactagtgaaccaattagactcatttttcatattgtaggctgataaaGACTAGGTCTCAGACCTTCAGGGGCCAgaacggaaagagacagcatccaaGTTGCAGATGACTTCGATGTTCACATATTTcagttctccttgatcaagtacttcaataaacattttcagctttaagacatcaaaagctCGTGTGcgcttttctccactgaggtgctgaccatcgctcaaaatatTCACAACAGTAATGTAAACctctttgggttatggactggTCGgttaaacaagacatttaagactgtcatcttgggctttgggaaacagtgatcgacatttttcaccatttttaacattttatagaccaaatgacttaTCAATAAGATTCAGTAAGATTTTTCTCTATTCCCCTTAGCAAGTATAAGTGTGTCTGTTTTCTAATCTAGTGATATTTCTCACTATTTACTACAatctagtttttcttttttccccgTTGTGATATAACTGAGATTGTAGCCTCCCTCCACAAGGTGGTGCCTACTTACATACTTACAATCTTCAGTGATTTCTGCAACTAACTTATCTTCTCTGTGATAGTAGGTAGATTCAGAGTTATGGAGACTTTATATTTGTTGTTAGACTGAGTGTCGTCTCATAGGCCTACATTTGCAAGTTTCACTGTATCTCCACTGTATCTGTAAGTTGTAATGAACTGATTTAGTGTTTCTTATTTTATAGACAGTATTGTCAGCATGCTGTATCTTTAGTTTATATACTTACGACTTCATAGATTTATCTCCTGCAACACATTCACTCTATttcatacattaaaaataatgttttctacatttctttTGTGTACATTGCCTGCACATAATTCCGTATGTCTAATGATTTTGGACAATTTTATGAGCCCTTTGTAAGTCTTTAAGTTACATTGGAAAATGAAGATTCTTTTGtctaatgtacattttttttagttttcaacACTTctcctttattgttttcatgtaaaaacattaCCTGCTTTAGTATgagttattgttgttgttgagtgtagtgatcattttacagttttagttTGAGCATGGTGCAATATTGTGAGTAATCTATGGAGTCAAGAGGAAGTATGTTACAAAAAAGTCAGACTATTGTTTCCCAGTCTGTTGTGTTCTGTTATTGAGCCCCAAAGATAAGcctctacctgtgtgtgtgcccgTGCATGtgtcagcagtttgtttgtggaTGAGGATCACCATGGCAACTGTTTCTGGAGGCAGGTATATGTTCAATGGCCTTGCACGGGGCTGAAGAGAGGAAGTGAGGGAATGAGAGAAAGGTGAAAAGGAGAGAGATGTAGGAGTTCACATTGCAGCCCGCCTTCTCGGATTGACTCTCACTTCATTCTTAATTCTTTCTCTCCAATCATAATACAGCTTCTACTTCCATTTCACCTCAGCAGATGCAGAGCTTTTCCAAAGCGGATGGACACTCTCATCTCTCCACCTCCCTCACACTCACTCACGGGGGCATGTGGGCGGAGGGTAATTTAGTTTCCGGGCCTGTTATACACTAGCTGAGCTGTGGGAGTGAGTGTGAGAAAGTGAACGGATCGGTGTTTGGACCGGTTATCGTTTCTGCTTGTCTGTCAATGTGGAGCTCAGAGAGGAGATGGACAACAAGAGCAGGACGGAGAGATTAACGGGGGATGAATGTGAGTTGGATGACTGGTACTATAACGAGGATGATAAAGGTAAAGCACATATCTAGAATACAGAAAAGGGAGACGTGTCTAATGTGATTAATATATTTGATCAGGTTGATTGTCGAATTCATTTCTATCCagtgttttgatttgatttttgtgCACAGCAGACTGAAATGCAAGCTGACTTTTGTAGCTTGAGATTTTTCTCTCACAGTTTATTTAATAAGTGCATTAGATTACAGAGTATTAACATTTACTTGAGCAGAATCTCaagcaacacaaaaacagcatttcagtaCCGTTTCGTGTGTATTCTGGTTTAgagattaaacaattaattaggTAGTCAATCGAAaagaaactattttgatgattggataaacatttaagtcacatttgATGCTTTCGGTGTCCCAAATATGGGGATTTGTGCTTTTCATGGTCTTCCATTATAGTAAATTGCATTTCTTTGGGTTTTACACTGTTGATgcgacaaaacaagacattggaAGATGTCTTGTGGCCCGGTTTATTATGAtggatattttttattgtattacaGCTCTATTCTGATTAATGGTTTTGACatttcagctctctctctcacacacacacactgccatgGTTCATTGTTGTGCCTGTGTGAGACAGACTGGATAATACTTTGAGCATTGTTGCTAATCTTTGTTTTCAGAAAGGTGCCTGAATGAAACaacaatttaatcattttcacagAAGAAACTAGTTGTAATACTAACTGGATTACAGAGGTTTAACATAATGAATTCAGTAACCTTGTACAGTACATCATTGATTTTGAGCACTGAAGTCAATAAATCGCCCCGGGGGCAACAGAGGCGATAGCAGTGTGCTATGGAAAACAACCCTTCCCCCTTTAACTTTGTTCTCATGCACTAACGTTGTAGCATTGGTGATGGAAGTGTTGCATCCTAAACATGACCCATCCACACCCTCTGATTGGATGATTTTCTTCCATTACGTAAtgttgtgggtgtgtgtgtgtgtgtgtgtgtgtgtgtgcgtgtgtgccaTTGTACGTGTTCATGTGTAACACTAGAGTTGATGACAGGGTGGGACATTTGCAGGAAAACTTTCTCAGTCTTGCTCTGCACCTCCTTCTCCtcactctgtttgtgtgtttgatatttcCACAGTGCTATGTGCAGACAGAGTGGGCCAGATGACGAAGACGTACAATGACATCGATGCTGTCACACGTCTGTTGGAGGAGGTGAGACGGGTCTATTTTTGTCTGTTCTATCAGTGTAATTTTCAAGGCTGCACTAGAGAGGATTTTTAATCAGGCTAAatcttcctttctcttctcttctcttctcttctcttctcttctcttctcttctcttctcttctcctcctgtagaaagagagagatttggAGCTGGCTGCGAGGATCGGCCAATCACTCCTTAAGAAGAACCAAACCCTGACTGAGCAGAATGACTATCTGGAGGAACAAGTGGGACAAATCACAGAGGAGGTCTGCACACATATAAATCTAGATTAATCAGTCGCTGACTcatataattgttttatttggttAATTTTGGTGATGATTTTTTAGGATTTATATCAGTTATTAGTTATATATAGCTATTTTGCCAGATTTGGCACTTTTGGTGCAAGTGCAATGACCTCACACGCTGCTATTTTTgatttgtataaaaaaaacctttcatgATGGAATGGGATATGACTTAGGGTCAATGTTTTTGCCGCATATGCACACCACACATATACCTACCTAATGTATGCAcagtaaacacatttacactgagCAGTGAACATTATCTTTCCTCTTCCAGGTGGCCCAGCTGCACCATGAGCTGAACCTGAAGgatgagctgctgcagttttACACCAATGCAGCTgaggagagtgaggaggagTCCAGTGGCTCCCCAACGTGAGCatctttcctgttttttttacatttatatcacTTCTTCAGTCTGTAAGTAATTGTCaataatttatatgtttttgaTGATGCAAAATATTATAACATAAGCAAAAGTGAGCAATAACACACCAGTTTCCCATCTTAACTAGAACACTGCAGAGAATAAGAGAGTAACAGTGGACTTTCTGGCTATGAGTTTGGAGTTTCAGGCTtgttctgtttatctgtttaaagGGGTAAGAAGAGTAAAATAGAAACAGCTTCAGGAGGCTTTGTGAGTGACACACTCCAGAGGAAACTCAAAGAGCTGGAAGAAGAGAACCTGTCGCTCCGCTCAGAGGTATTCccacacacactacagacacacacacacaatttaggAGACTGAAAATGCTGGTAGTGTTTAATCATGGATGTCTATGTGCAGGCTAACCATCTAAAGTCAGAGACGGAAACATATGAGGAAAAGGAACAGCAGCTTGTTAATGACTGTGTGAAGGAACTCAGTAAGTGTTGTTTCAATCTTCATTCCTCCCTCTATTTTCTACTAAAATACTAACTAGACTAAACTCATCCTCCCCTTTTACTTTCAGGGTTATCCAGTCTCCAGATCTCTACCATAGCGGAGGAATTGGCTCGTAAGACTGAGGATGCCTCCCGGCAGCAAGAGGAAATCACACACCTCCTCTCTCAGATAGTCGACCTGCAAAAGAAAGCCAAATCTGTGAGTTCACATGTAAATTATTATCTGTTTAGCTTCACAGATTAGTGCTGCAATGCTCTGTTTATTTTGCTCATTCAAACCGTGTGTGTCCAGTATGCGGTGGAAAATGAGGAGCTCTCTCAGCACCTGATAGCAGCTAAAGATGCCCAGAGGCAGCTTACAGCAGAGGTAAGAGGTCTCCAAATTATAATTTATTCACTGTGAAGACTGTATTTCTCTCAGTGTTATCATAACACCAGACTGTTTGACTTTGATTTTAAAAGTTAAGTGTAATGTCTGTAATACAACAGCTCCAGGAGTTGGAGGAGAAGTACTTGGAGTGCATCGAGATGCTGCATGAAGcccaggaggagctgaagaacCTGAGGAACAGAAACTACCCCGCAGGAACCCCCCGACGCTACCATCCCCTGGGACTGTATCCCATGGTGAGGgagtgtgtgcgtatgtgtgagagcgtgtgtgtgtacattataATCATCTGTTCCTTCACATGAGTATGTGTGTTGCAGGATTCTCTGGCAGCTGAGATCGAGGGAACAATGAGGAAGGAGTTGAGTCTGGACGACCCAGAGTGCGAGGAACAGAAGTATGGATTACGTGCTTCATATTACACTCAAAAACATAGTCTTACAATCTTATTTAAATTTCAGAAAGTAAAGTTTCAATTTTATAATGATTCCCATtaagttttgacattttaccaAAGTTTGGTTTAAGAGtaacattttcagtgtgtgaTAGACACATATCAATTATTGCTAggaaaaatagaagaaaagaaaaagcaaaattatAGAGAAGAATTTAGTGGATTTTACTGTCAGCTCTGAAAAAGTCTTAGTGGATGAGggtggagtaaaaaaaaagaaaaagaaaagaaaaagaatgttAGTTTACATCATTGGCCAAGAAAGAATGACAAAATGAGGCAAAAACAGTAAGTTAGCCAACTTCAGTTGGCCAGTTAAGAATCAAGAAATTAGCCAGAAACAGTGCAAGTTAGCTAACTTCATTGGCCAAATAAAGCATGTTTGGCTAGTTTAGATGTGGAAATCAGCTAGGCTAATTAGTTAACCAAACATGTATTACTTACTCCAGTGTCATTCATATAAGTTTAACAATACAGCTCTGCCCTCAAGAAAtttgtatcattttaaattcCAAAAATtgcattcaaatgtttttaaagaagcAACAATAggtcacaacaacaacagcaacaatagtAGACAGTACAGTAGACCTTCTGTATAACTACATTTTAATGACATTGCATTGAATTAAAACACTTGCGTTTGACTTTGTGCAGGATCCATCGTAAGCGTGTTTTTGAGACAGTCAAGAACGTCAATCAGACTGTGCGTCAGCGTTCACTGACTCCAACCAGCGCCAACATCCCAGGTTCCAACCAGTCTCTGTCAGCTCGTACATCGCCACAGTCCAGCGGCCTCTCCACGCCTCGCTCCAGCATATATGGAAGTGACATCAACGCAGACAGTATTGCCCTTGACAACCGGACGCAGAGCATCCTGATGGAGACGACATCCAATCAAGATAGGTGAGGAGGAGTGGACTTGACAGAGTTATAGTCAATAAGAGGGCCTTTTTGACcaaaaaatcctcaaaattcataatttttttgttttttttttgctgtggcAGCAGTGCAGAGGGCCGAGAGAAGAAGGCGAGTGGGGCTGAGGACCTGCGGCTGGCCCTGCGCCGCCTGTCTCTGCGTAGACAAAACAACCTGAGTGAGAGGCGCTTCtttgaggaggagagggagcggAGGCGGGGAGGACATGGAGGTCTCCACGATGCCCTGGGCCAGGAGAGTGCGATGACCCCCTCAGAAAGCATCATGTCCCTTGGGAACCTCCACTTGTGGGCCACGCGAGGGCCTTACCTCCCTGACAAACTCCAGATCGTCAAACCGCTTGAAGGTGAGGGAGCACGGGAGCGCGGGTTGAGCTGCAAGGCAGGGAGGAAGCGGGAAGTCGACCGACACCGAGGGGTCGGGACAAAGAAAGGGAGCAAGAGAGGCTGGGGGacggagggggagaggaggaaggagagcaGGCATTGGCGGACACTTgagggggaaagagagaagggaTGGGGCTGGGTGAGGAAGACTGGAGCAgggatagagagggagagaggaaggaggtggGCCAGAGACCGGGCTGggagcaagaagaagaagggagcaGAAGAGAGTAATGACAGGCCTCTATCACTCATGCTCTTCAGCTCTTTTTGGTCTCTCATGCACCATCACAAGTCAGGCAGTTTTGCCTCTCCACTCTCATATTACAAAGAGACACAGCCCAGAGGTTGGTTGTAGACAAACACAAGAGCGGATGGCCATGCATCCAAATTATTTGCTGCTGATATTTAAATAATCCTGACTTCCCTCTG contains these protein-coding regions:
- the LOC121912580 gene encoding trafficking kinesin-binding protein 1-like isoform X4; translation: MTKTYNDIDAVTRLLEEKERDLELAARIGQSLLKKNQTLTEQNDYLEEQVGQITEEVAQLHHELNLKDELLQFYTNAAEESEEESSGSPTGKKSKIETASGGFVSDTLQRKLKELEEENLSLRSEANHLKSETETYEEKEQQLVNDCVKELRLSSLQISTIAEELARKTEDASRQQEEITHLLSQIVDLQKKAKSYAVENEELSQHLIAAKDAQRQLTAELQELEEKYLECIEMLHEAQEELKNLRNRNYPAGTPRRYHPLGLYPMDSLAAEIEGTMRKELSLDDPECEEQKIHRKRVFETVKNVNQTVRQRSLTPTSANIPGSNQSLSARTSPQSSGLSTPRSSIYGSDINADSIALDNRTQSILMETTSNQDSSAEGREKKASGAEDLRLALRRLSLRRQNNLSERRFFEEERERRRGGHGGLHDALGQESAMTPSESIMSLGNLHLWATRGPYLPDKLQIVKPLEGSATLHHWQQLAQPHLGVILDARPGVVSKGYRPLELELEQVYPWGGFEEDEPGEQYFQNLPTSTASASPAVPSTSSTGSTNLGQPPPSLAPPSPPSPSPSPHLSNTDALAAYYPGKCMAHTSSTYTFTTCRILHPTDEQTRVTPSLNPVPASSSCVMTSTLLGTPAATPCTPRRLSLRPSESSTNLRDATRTTSTSLGLVRLLQERGISAAMYHQSQGLEHGKSSEGVLFSTSITPNRAPNPDPLRPSTPPNSPTGRGASAVPISVGFDFKSPSYDNFLASKPARSILKEVTGGMRGRQRGRDCESQTDVSVTVHNLNLLDKVKRLGVAGAQGGRAVSPSPILGPLGGLRRSGSPFGPDGIRRNRSYPAMVGASMAMKAPGPPE
- the LOC121912580 gene encoding trafficking kinesin-binding protein 1-like isoform X5, whose amino-acid sequence is MTKTYNDIDAVTRLLEEKERDLELAARIGQSLLKKNQTLTEQNDYLEEQVGQITEEVAQLHHELNLKDELLQFYTNAAEESEEESSGSPTGKKSKIETASGGFVSDTLQRKLKELEEENLSLRSEANHLKSETETYEEKEQQLVNDCVKELRLSSLQISTIAEELARKTEDASRQQEEITHLLSQIVDLQKKAKSYAVENEELSQHLIAAKDAQRQLTAELQELEEKYLECIEMLHEAQEELKNLRNRNYPAGTPRRYHPLGLYPMDSLAAEIEGTMRKELSLDDPECEEQKIHRKRVFETVKNVNQTVRQRSLTPTSANIPGSNQSLSARTSPQSSGLSTPRSSIYGSDINADSIALDNRTQSILMETTSNQDSAEGREKKASGAEDLRLALRRLSLRRQNNLSERRFFEEERERRRGGHGGLHDALGQESAMTPSESIMSLGNLHLWATRGPYLPDKLQIVKPLEGSATLHHWQQLAQPHLGVILDARPGVVSKGYRPLELELEQVYPWGGFEEDEPGEQYFQNLPTSTASASPAVPSTSSTGSTNLGQPPPSLAPPSPPSPSPSPHLSNTDALAAYYPGKCMAHTSSTYTFTTCRILHPTDEQTRVTPSLNPVPASSSCVMTSTLLGTPAATPCTPRRLSLRPSESSTNLRDATRTTSTSLGLVRLLQERGISAAMYHQSQGLEHGKSSEGVLFSTSITPNRAPNPDPLRPSTPPNSPTGRGASAVPISVGFDFKSPSYDNFLASKPARSILKEVTGGMRGRQRGRDCESQTDVSVTVHNLNLLDKVKRLGVAGAQGGRAVSPSPILGPLGGLRRSGSPFGPDGIRRNRSYPAMVGASMAMKAPGPPE